The Pseudomonas fragi DNA window GCCCAGCAGCGCCCTGGCCAGGGTCGACTTGCCGGCGGCACTGGGGCCGATAATGCCGACCACGCAACCGGCCGGCACGCTGAAGCTGATGTTCTTGATGATCGGGATATTGGAACCGGGAGCCGCAACGCTGAGGTTCTCGACCTGCACATCGCCCTTGGGCGCCGGTAATCGCATGCGCTCGGGCTGGGCCTGCTGCTTGGCCAGGATGGCATTGAGCCGGGCGTACTGCGAACGCGCGGCAATAAAGCCCTTCCAGCTGCCGATGATCAGATCGATGGGCGCCAGTGCGCGCCCCAGCAATACCGACCCGGCAAACACCAACCCGGCCCCCACCTGATGATCCACGGCCAGATAAGCGCCCAGACCGAGAATCAGCGACTGCACCAGAATCCGGAACGACCTGGACAGCGTGCTGATCATGGCCCCTTTGTCGCTGGCCCGGGATTGCAGCATCAGCACATTTTTTTGCCGGTTCCACCAACGTTCCATCAGGGTTTCAAGCATGCCCATGGATTCGATGACTTCAGCATTGCGCAGGTTTTTTGTGGTGTAGAGCGAAGCGCCAATATGCTCCTTGTTGGCCTGGGCCAGCGTTGGCCCGGTCAGCCTTTCATTGATAAACGCAAGCACCAGCAACAACAGCGCACTGCCTGTCGCCACCCAGCCGAACCAGGGGTGAAACATAAACATCACGGCGATATAGATGGGCAGCCAGGGCGCATCGAAAAAGGCGAACAGGCCGTTACCGGAGAGAAACTGGCGCAGGCCGGTCAAATCGTTGAGCGGCTGGGCCGAGGCGTCCATCCCGCCGCTTTCCAGGGCCCGCTTGAAACTGGCCTTGTAGACCTGGCGGCTGAGCAGCATGTCGAGGCGGTTGCTGACCCGGACCATGATCCGCGATCGCGTCCACTCAAGGCAGCCGAGGGTAATCACCAGCCCGGTCATGATCAGCGTCAACATGGTGAGGGTGGTCAGGCTGCCGCTGGGGATCACGCGACCGTAGACCTGCAACATATAGAAGGTGGGAACGAGCATTAACGCATTGATAAAGAAGCTGAAAAAACCGACAGAGAGAAAGCTTTCCCGGCAGGCTTTCAACGCATTGTGCAGGCTGTTTTCAGATGGGCTACGCATTGAAAATTCCAGCTTTGAAAGCCTTCGTTAGTGAAGCGTAGATCATGGCCGGGCGGTGTGCGCAGCATCACACCTCACGAAACCAGCACCGCCAGCCAATGGCTGACAGATACGCGCTCAGGCACATCCCCCCTCAGGGCAAAATCACCCACTGCCCGGCTTATCGGTTAAACATTCGGTTACGGATGAAATCCTTGAATTAATACATATCTGGAGTAGGCTGATTTTATAGACCCCTATGGAGGCCGTCATGCAGCTAGTCGCCCATAACCCTGAACCGGACATCACCAGCGGTGATGCTGGCCGAGTTGCCCTGACCTTTTTCTTCAATCTGATGGAGCATTGGGGCTGCACCAAGGACCAGCAGTGCACCCTGCTTGGCGCCATTGGCAACACCACCTACTTCAAATACAAAAAACTGCCGAACGTGCGCTTGCCCCACGATACCCTGGAGCGCATTTCGTACTTGATGGGCATTCACAAGGCACTGCGTATCCTGTTCAGTAACACCCCGGAACGGGCCTACCAATGGGTACACAAACCCAATACCGCAGCGCCCTTCAATGGCCAGAGCGCCCTGGGCTACATGCTCGCCGGCCAGGTGGTCGATCTGGCGGATGTGCGCCGCTATCTGGATGGAGTGCGCGGCTGATGCCTGATGCAGTGCTGCCTGAATGGACCAGGGCTTATCGCATCGTCAACAGCGCCTTCCCGCCCATTTCAGTATTTGAAGACACCCTGGACCCGGCCGACCTGGAGATCGCCTTTGTCCTTGAAAGCCTCACCAATGACCGTCTGCGTGACCAGGCTGGCGTCCTGCAGCGGGTAAAGCCGCAAGACCGGTTGTGCGGCGAAGGGTCGACACCCGTCATGGCCGCCTTTACCCATATTGGCCGGGCCAGTCGTTTTACCGATGGCACTTATGGTGTGTACTACTGCGCCAGCAGCGTCGAGGCGGCCATTGCT harbors:
- a CDS encoding type I secretion system permease/ATPase, with product MRSPSENSLHNALKACRESFLSVGFFSFFINALMLVPTFYMLQVYGRVIPSGSLTTLTMLTLIMTGLVITLGCLEWTRSRIMVRVSNRLDMLLSRQVYKASFKRALESGGMDASAQPLNDLTGLRQFLSGNGLFAFFDAPWLPIYIAVMFMFHPWFGWVATGSALLLLVLAFINERLTGPTLAQANKEHIGASLYTTKNLRNAEVIESMGMLETLMERWWNRQKNVLMLQSRASDKGAMISTLSRSFRILVQSLILGLGAYLAVDHQVGAGLVFAGSVLLGRALAPIDLIIGSWKGFIAARSQYARLNAILAKQQAQPERMRLPAPKGDVQVENLSVAAPGSNIPIIKNISFSVPAGCVVGIIGPSAAGKSTLARALLGIWAPLHGVVRLDGADISAWDKHDLGPHIGYLPQDIELFEGSVSDNIARFALVDPEQVILAATTAGVHDMILLLPDGYDTVIGGDGVVLSGGQRQRIGLARALYGSPRLIILDEPNSNLDEVGDRALIAALHNIRLSGATLFVITHRTNIVSQLDRLMVMSNGGISLFGPRELVLNELNAQQTPKQAMQSDTAMASVANGKDSFDEPHDPNSIN
- a CDS encoding MbcA/ParS/Xre antitoxin family protein, with protein sequence MQLVAHNPEPDITSGDAGRVALTFFFNLMEHWGCTKDQQCTLLGAIGNTTYFKYKKLPNVRLPHDTLERISYLMGIHKALRILFSNTPERAYQWVHKPNTAAPFNGQSALGYMLAGQVVDLADVRRYLDGVRG